The Nitrospira sp. genomic sequence GGAGACGTGATCTGCACGATGTCCTGGACACGGCGATCGCGCGCCTCGCGAAGCGCCTGGCGGCGCTTCCACCGATCCAGCGTCCACCAGCGGAGTTGCTTTGAGAAGGTCATGGGCGGGGGCGGTACGTTGCCGGCCGACTGGTGCTGAAAGTCGTAGCCTTGTGCCCCTTCGCGGTTGCGAAAGAACCGGTCGTAGAGGTGCTCGTAGAGTCCCTTGGAGGAATCCGCCATGGTTTAGGCTCTCAGTTGGGCGCGCATCCTACCGTGACCCGCGATGCGATGCAACGGGAGACCCCTTGGAGGGGTTGACTTGGCCCGTTTCAAGCTTATTTAAGTTGCATGTCGCAAAACAATGCCCCCAAAAACCTTAGTTTTGACGAACACAAAGCGGCCGAAGCCGCATTTGCTGGCCGCCCCCTTGATCCATCTTGGTCAAATTCCGCCCGAACGGTTTATGAAGGCATTCTAGCGGCCCGAGGCCTTCCCATTCCGGAGCCTGTTACGCCTGACAGTACATCAGCGGATGTGGCACCCGCGCCGTCACAAGCTAAACAGTCGGCTGCGGAATTGGACTCCACCGATGTAACGGTTTCTGACGACCCGCCCGCGTTGAAGATCCTCTCGCGTGAAGACGCGTTGCGAGCCGGCGCACTAATTGATGTTACTCCGATCGCGCACAAGCTGGGATTGAAACTCCCGGTCGGCTTTTCGCGGCCCCTGTGGGAGCTCGGCATCACGGCCGCCCACAAGGTGCCTGAGGCGGAATTTGAGGGCCGCGTGCGCGACGTCCTCGCGGCTTTTCGGATTCGTCTGGCGGTCACACCCACGGCTAGTCCACTGATCGAATTTCCGGCGCTACTGGCCTTCCCGCCAGATCCAGTACCGCAAACCTGCCTCGTGTTCGCCGTCGCCCAGCCGGACATGAACGCGCCCGTGGCGCTCACATTCCTTCTGCCGGGCGAAGTCTCGACCAGCGTCCTTCCGTTGGGCAAAGAATAATTACAGCCGGGCGAGTTTCGCTACCAGCTTCAATTCGTCGGCTTTGCTTCGCACGACCCCGTCCAGGCGGGCATCCAGCAAACGAGTCAGAATCTTTTTATAGGCCGGTCCGGGCGTGAGCCCCAGCGCCTTGAGATCGGCGCCTGTCACGGACAGCTTGACATCACGATACTGGGAGCGATAGTCCAGCAGCCGCTTCCGAACGGCCTCGGATGACGCCCTGGCGATTAGAAGACACACCGTCTCATCCGCCAGACCATCCAGCGCTCGATAGATTGCGCTCGGTTTGGGCGCAGGCCGTTTTGCCAACCCGCGCAGAATCGTAGCCGCTCTGCCGTGGCCGGCCATGACCTGTCCCACGTCACGTGCTGGCAGCGCCAGTCGCTGCATCATGTCCTGCACGGCGTTGGGAGTCAGCCCCTCGACCAGCGCCATGAAATAGACCAGCCAGAGATTGTGCGGCCCGCCCGTCTCCATTTTACGGCACCGGTCGACTGCCGCGCGCACCATCTCAAACCGCCGCGCCATGCCCGATGTCCAGATCAATTTTGGATGGACGAACCGCAGCAGCTTCAGCACGCCCAGCCTTGCCAGAGCCTTCTCCGGCTGCGCCTCCAACAGGATGAGACGCAGTTCGTTGCACAGCCGTTGACCGGACAGGTGCCCGGGCAGGTCCTGCCGCCCGGCTTCCACGCAGTGGCGCAATGTTTCCCCGTCCATCCGAAAACCCAGCCGCGCTTCCAAACGGACGGCGCGAAAAATCCTCGTCGGATCGTCCAAGAAACTTTTCGCATGCAGGGTCCGCAACCGTCTGGCTTGCACATCCCGCTGCCCGCCGAAGAGATCGACTAGCTCACCGAATCGACGCGCGTTGAGCCGGATGGCCATGGCATTGACCGTGAAGTCGCGTCGAAAGAGATCCTGCATGATCGAACCGGACACGACTTGGGGCAGGGCCGCCGGCTGAGCATAGGTTTCGCTGCGGGCTGTGGCCACATCCAGCGTCAGCTCGTCCGGCAACGTGATTGTCGCGGTGCCGAAGGCGTGATGGGCCTGCACGGTGCCATCTAGTTCGCGCCCCACGAGTTTGGCAAAAGCAATCCCGTCCCCCTCAACAACGACGTCAATGTCCGCCGATGTCTTGCTCATCAAAAGATCGCGCACGAAGCCGCCCACCGCGTAGGCAGGCAGCCCCATCTCATCGGCCAGACGGCCGGCCGTTTGCAGCAGGATGAACCCGCGTGCCGACATTTGTGAGATCATCCGATCCCCGAGGGTGGCCGGCATCGGCCAAACCGGTGCGCTAGCAGCAGGACGTGTGGTGGTCGGCATGGCCTAATTGTAACAGGAGCACGATCTCAAGGTAATACCAAAGGGCTTGCTGCCCCCCCCCAAATGTTAGGCCACTGTCCTAGAGTCATGCGCACACCGGCTGCGGGGTGATCGTCTCCGGGTCTGAGGGCCGATATTCCAGTGAGCTGTGTAGGCGCTACGTCGCGTAGTGATGGCACCAGCGTTCGATTGTGACCAGCGCGCCTCATGCCATCGCTGGCCTGGTTTAAAAAGGGCCCCCGGTACTTGTTGTGCCACGCCTGCACGCCCACGCGGACATCGGAGAGGGGACAGGTCAGGGCTAAAGTCAAACATGTTCCAGGTGTGCTCTTTCATGGTGTCCTTCCGAGCCTCAACCTGATCCTCAACCTTCTTACTTTGCCTTTAGAAAAATGATATCCCCGTAATAGGCCACCGCCGATTCCTTCGTATTGTCCGTGTCGCTCATGATCGCCACACCATTGATTAGCAGCGGTTCGCCGTTGAACGCCTTCTTGTAATCCTCATAGATGTTCCGCTCCTCGTCCTTCCACATCCCTACGCCATGCGCCCCGCTCTCCACCACGACCATCTGCGCGAAGTCCGTGTAGGCGTTCTCGATGAACAGGCCCTGCGGCGCCGTCGCATCCCAGATGTAATTAATCGCCGCAATCGGAATGTCCCCAAAGATCAGCTTGCCCACCCGGTACTTGGCCTTTTTAACGAAGCTCACTTTGTCCGGATCGTATTTGAAGGTGATGTACAGCCGCGCCGGGTAGTCGTCTCCCTGCTTCGTCCTCACGTCGCTTGCCTTCAGGATATTGTCCACCTTCCAGCGCCAGCGAACGATCGGGTATTCCTTTGGGTCGATCCTCACGACCTTTGTCAGTCCGGAGGCCGATTCCTTACTAGTCGCCTTAACTACAACCGTGTCGCCATCTTTGACGAAGGCATAAGTCGTATGGACGGGGACTTTGGGGAACGTCAGGGGTTTCCAGCCGTCCGGTAGGTCGGCGCCCACTTTCACGGCCGAAAATTTTCCGACTTCGAGAACGGCATTCGACTGCGCCGCCACGACGGCCGGCAACAGCACTGTGCTGCCGATGAAGAAAAGAGCCGCCCACACGGCCCCTAGCGCATGATCGAGAAGAGCCATTTCAGGATCTTCTTCGTGCGGTCTGTAAAATGAGCCTTGCGCCACAGGTTGATGACGTGCTGGTTGACTTCCGCCTGCGTCGGGTAGGGATGAATGGTCGCCGCGAGCGTCCCGGCGCCAGCGCCTGCCTTCATCAGCACCGAAAATTCACCGATCATGTCGCCCGCGTGCGCCGCGACGATCGTCGCGCCCAACACCTTGTCCGTGCCTTTCTGGATGTGCACGCGGGCAAAGCCCTCCTCCTCGCCGTCCAAAATCGCACGGTCAATCGCGTCCAATTTTAACGTATAGGTCTCAACCTGGAGGCCCCGTTCTGTCGCGTCTTTTTCGTGCATTCCCACGTGCGCGATCTCCGGCTCCGTGAAGGTCGCCCAGGGCATGATCAGATCTTCCACGCTGGCCCTGCCCAGCCCGAAGGGATGGGGAAACAGCGCGTTCTGAATCACGATCTGTGCCATCGCGTCCGCTGCATGTGTAAACTTGTACTTCGAGCAGATGTCGCCCGCCGCATAGATGCGCGGATTCGTCGTCTGGAGATGCGCGTTTACTTTGACGCCCTGCGTGTCGTAGGCCACACCCACGCTTTCCAAATTCAGCCCCTCCACGTTCGGCATCCGACCGACCCCGATCAGAATCTCATCTACCATTACGTCATACTGCTTGGCGTGGGAGTTCACCGTCATCCGCTTGCCGGTGGCCGTCTTCTCAATGTTCAATTCCCGTCCACAGCAAAGCAGCTGCACGCCGTCGCGCTGCATGGACTTCAGGACAATCTCGGCCGCGTCGCGGTCCTCGTTCGGCATGATGCCGTGCGTGGCCTCGACGAGGTAGACCTCGCTGCCAAACCGCGCGAAGGCCTGCGCCAGTTCGCAGCCGACCGGCCCCGCACCGATCACGCCCACCTTGCGCGGCAGCTCCGTCAGTGTGAAGATCGTCTCGTTCGTCAGATAACCAGCTTCCTTCAATCCCGGCGTAAGTGGCGTGACAGCGCGGGCGCCCGTACAAATGGCAGCCTTGGTGAATTTCAACTTCTGCTGACCCGCGTGGCCTTCCACCGTGATCGTCTCCGCATCGGCAAACCTCGCACTGCCAATATAGACGTCCACCCCGAGGCTCTTGTACCGGTGTGCCGAATCCATATGACTGATTCGCGCGCGCAGTTTACGCATCCGTTCCATCACCGCC encodes the following:
- a CDS encoding DUF3047 domain-containing protein, with translation MALLDHALGAVWAALFFIGSTVLLPAVVAAQSNAVLEVGKFSAVKVGADLPDGWKPLTFPKVPVHTTYAFVKDGDTVVVKATSKESASGLTKVVRIDPKEYPIVRWRWKVDNILKASDVRTKQGDDYPARLYITFKYDPDKVSFVKKAKYRVGKLIFGDIPIAAINYIWDATAPQGLFIENAYTDFAQMVVVESGAHGVGMWKDEERNIYEDYKKAFNGEPLLINGVAIMSDTDNTKESAVAYYGDIIFLKAK
- a CDS encoding mercuric reductase, translating into MSTGPVTVLPNDEHNQKLVANVHPPTWVNPDPSGRYNMVVIGAGAAGLITAVVSASLGAKVALIEKHLMGGDCLNVGCVPSKGMIRAARAWADIKRAEEFGVHVPAGVQYDFAAVMERMRKLRARISHMDSAHRYKSLGVDVYIGSARFADAETITVEGHAGQQKLKFTKAAICTGARAVTPLTPGLKEAGYLTNETIFTLTELPRKVGVIGAGPVGCELAQAFARFGSEVYLVEATHGIMPNEDRDAAEIVLKSMQRDGVQLLCCGRELNIEKTATGKRMTVNSHAKQYDVMVDEILIGVGRMPNVEGLNLESVGVAYDTQGVKVNAHLQTTNPRIYAAGDICSKYKFTHAADAMAQIVIQNALFPHPFGLGRASVEDLIMPWATFTEPEIAHVGMHEKDATERGLQVETYTLKLDAIDRAILDGEEEGFARVHIQKGTDKVLGATIVAAHAGDMIGEFSVLMKAGAGAGTLAATIHPYPTQAEVNQHVINLWRKAHFTDRTKKILKWLFSIMR
- a CDS encoding CCA tRNA nucleotidyltransferase, encoding MPTTTRPAASAPVWPMPATLGDRMISQMSARGFILLQTAGRLADEMGLPAYAVGGFVRDLLMSKTSADIDVVVEGDGIAFAKLVGRELDGTVQAHHAFGTATITLPDELTLDVATARSETYAQPAALPQVVSGSIMQDLFRRDFTVNAMAIRLNARRFGELVDLFGGQRDVQARRLRTLHAKSFLDDPTRIFRAVRLEARLGFRMDGETLRHCVEAGRQDLPGHLSGQRLCNELRLILLEAQPEKALARLGVLKLLRFVHPKLIWTSGMARRFEMVRAAVDRCRKMETGGPHNLWLVYFMALVEGLTPNAVQDMMQRLALPARDVGQVMAGHGRAATILRGLAKRPAPKPSAIYRALDGLADETVCLLIARASSEAVRKRLLDYRSQYRDVKLSVTGADLKALGLTPGPAYKKILTRLLDARLDGVVRSKADELKLVAKLARL